One Eurosta solidaginis isolate ZX-2024a chromosome 1, ASM4086904v1, whole genome shotgun sequence genomic window, TTAATTTTCGACAATGTCAGAAGATATATTGTTTGATTTTTTGCATGCCGAAATTGTAAATTACTGTTTAAACAATAATAACAAAGTATgtggaatatacatattatatgTAGCTGCATTGGGATGTACCTACTTTATTTTATTCCGAAGGAAAATTTTTCTGCACTGGAATATATTGGATTCAATACTGGATATCGCCTCATTGAACGATTGACGCGAGATGTGCCACGATTTAAAGATGAGTTGGAAACAATGAAATTTATATGTACTGACTTTTGGACACTCATCTATAAAAAGCAGGTTGATAATTTACGTACCAACAATCATGGCATGTACGTAGTGCAAGATAAGGCATTCCGGTTTCTAACACGAATATCAACAGGATCAAAGCAATTAGAACATGCACCC contains:
- the Trs33 gene encoding trafficking protein particle complex subunit 6b — encoded protein: MSEDILFDFLHAEIVNYCLNNNNKENFSALEYIGFNTGYRLIERLTRDVPRFKDELETMKFICTDFWTLIYKKQVDNLRTNNHGMYVVQDKAFRFLTRISTGSKQLEHAPKFVFFTCGLVRGALTNLGINSTVTAEVQTIPACKFHIEINRN